A region from the Sulfurivermis fontis genome encodes:
- a CDS encoding winged helix-turn-helix domain-containing protein yields MGRQSGPRLRILLGSDIALGPGKAELLDALARTGSISAAAREMGMSYRRAWLLVDTMNACFRQPLVETATGGKGGGGARVTEFGLDVLARYRAMEIKAAAAIAGEMRDFTRLLATETE; encoded by the coding sequence ATGGGCAGACAGTCTGGCCCGCGACTGCGCATCCTGCTCGGCTCCGATATTGCGTTAGGCCCCGGTAAGGCCGAGCTGCTCGACGCGCTGGCGCGCACCGGTTCCATCTCGGCGGCGGCGCGCGAAATGGGGATGTCATACCGGCGTGCCTGGCTGTTGGTGGACACCATGAATGCCTGTTTCCGGCAGCCTTTGGTGGAAACAGCCACGGGTGGCAAGGGCGGTGGCGGCGCCCGCGTGACCGAGTTCGGCCTCGATGTGCTGGCCCGCTATCGGGCCATGGAGATCAAGGCAGCGGCGGCGATTGCCGGCGAAATGCGTGATTTCACGCGGCTGCTGGCGACAGAAACTGAATGA
- the modA gene encoding molybdate ABC transporter substrate-binding protein — MKTSLRLLALFLLSFPLARPLLAETLTIAAAADLKFAMAEVVEQFRAARSGDKIDVIYGSSGKFFTQIKNGAPFDMYFSADIEYPRALEKDGLTSGITRPYAIGRIVLWSLNPELAQTALRDLPKAPIRKFAIANPHHAPYGLRAKEALEHQGVWSAMEAKLVLGENIAHTAQFVDSGAAEAGLVALALVLSPTMAGKGAWTPIPAQWHEPLEQGYVITRRAAGNPLAQAFSDYMASEPARVVMRRYGFVLPGEEGK; from the coding sequence ATGAAAACATCGTTACGCCTGCTGGCGCTGTTCCTGCTTTCCTTCCCGCTGGCGCGCCCGCTCCTGGCGGAGACGTTGACCATTGCCGCCGCCGCCGATCTCAAGTTTGCCATGGCCGAGGTGGTGGAGCAGTTCCGCGCCGCCCGGTCCGGCGACAAGATCGACGTGATCTACGGTTCGAGCGGCAAGTTCTTCACCCAAATCAAGAACGGTGCGCCGTTCGACATGTATTTCTCCGCCGACATCGAGTACCCGCGCGCGCTGGAGAAAGACGGCCTGACCAGCGGTATCACCCGGCCCTATGCCATTGGCCGCATCGTGCTGTGGAGCCTGAACCCGGAGCTGGCCCAGACCGCGTTGCGGGATTTGCCCAAGGCGCCGATCCGCAAGTTCGCCATCGCCAATCCCCATCATGCCCCCTACGGCCTGCGCGCCAAGGAGGCGCTGGAGCATCAGGGCGTCTGGTCGGCCATGGAAGCGAAACTGGTGCTGGGGGAGAACATCGCCCACACCGCGCAGTTTGTCGATTCCGGTGCGGCGGAGGCCGGCCTGGTGGCCCTGGCCCTGGTGCTGTCACCGACCATGGCGGGCAAGGGGGCGTGGACACCGATCCCGGCGCAGTGGCACGAGCCGCTGGAGCAGGGCTATGTCATTACCCGGCGCGCTGCCGGCAACCCGCTGGCCCAGGCCTTCTCCGACTACATGGCGAGCGAACCGGCGCGCGTGGTGATGCGGCGCTACGGCTTCGTGCTGCCGGGGGAAGAGGGGAAATAA
- the modB gene encoding molybdate ABC transporter permease subunit, with protein MSAADWMALSTTLKLAAVTTLVLLIVGTPIAWWLARTKNRVAVVVEAVVALPLVLPPTVLGFYMLVALGPNGFIGGTLLALGWHHLAFTFAGLVVASTLYSLPFMVQPLKDAFAAVGSRMTEAAATLRASPWDSFFSVVLPLSRRGLLTATTLTFAHTVGEFGVVLMVGGNIPGETRVLSIAIYDHAEAMDYASAHVLAGGLLVASFLLLFMVYFLNRRYHVVHV; from the coding sequence ATGTCCGCGGCCGACTGGATGGCATTGAGCACCACGCTCAAGCTCGCGGCGGTCACCACGCTGGTGCTGTTGATAGTCGGCACGCCGATCGCCTGGTGGCTGGCGCGGACGAAGAACAGGGTAGCGGTAGTGGTGGAAGCGGTGGTGGCCCTGCCCCTGGTGTTGCCGCCCACGGTGCTGGGCTTCTACATGCTGGTGGCGTTGGGCCCGAACGGCTTCATCGGCGGCACGCTGCTGGCGCTGGGCTGGCATCACCTCGCCTTCACCTTCGCCGGCCTGGTGGTGGCCTCCACCCTGTACTCCCTGCCCTTCATGGTGCAGCCGCTCAAAGATGCCTTCGCCGCCGTGGGCAGCCGGATGACCGAGGCCGCCGCCACCCTGCGCGCTTCGCCCTGGGACAGCTTCTTCAGTGTGGTGCTGCCGCTGTCGCGGCGCGGCTTGCTCACCGCGACGACACTGACCTTCGCCCATACCGTGGGTGAGTTCGGCGTGGTGCTGATGGTGGGTGGCAACATCCCGGGCGAGACGCGCGTGCTGTCCATCGCCATCTACGACCACGCCGAGGCCATGGACTACGCCAGCGCCCATGTGCTCGCCGGCGGCCTGCTGGTGGCCTCGTTCCTGTTGTTGTTCATGGTGTATTTCCTGAATCGGCGCTATCACGTGGTACACGTATGA
- the modC gene encoding molybdenum ABC transporter ATP-binding protein encodes MNSENMQARFKLAYPAFTLDVDLDLPGRGVTALFGHSGSGKTTLLRLIAGLAHTHEGYFAMKGEVWQDGRFCLPTHRRALGYVFQEASLFPHLSARGNLEYGMKRSAERLDRAALDHVIELLGIGHLLERKPGQLSGGERQRVAIARALAIKPRLLLMDEPLSALDLKRKQEILPYLERLHDELEIPVLYVTHSPDEVARLADHLVLLEGGKALAAGTINEVMTRLDLPLARDEVAESIIETVVAGHDDKYNLTYLDCRGGRFAVGRLQRTTGKPARVRIHARDVSIALKEHRDSSIANILQARVQEIVPLNDWQMIVRLGLGPEAAIPLLARITRRSADLLELTPGKQVYAQVKSVVLAE; translated from the coding sequence ATGAATAGCGAAAACATGCAGGCGCGCTTCAAGCTGGCCTACCCCGCTTTCACCTTGGATGTGGACCTCGACCTGCCCGGCCGCGGGGTGACCGCGTTGTTCGGCCATTCCGGCTCCGGCAAGACCACCCTGCTGCGCCTCATCGCCGGGCTGGCGCACACGCACGAGGGTTATTTCGCTATGAAGGGCGAGGTCTGGCAGGACGGCCGCTTCTGCCTGCCCACGCATCGACGCGCCCTGGGCTATGTGTTCCAGGAGGCCAGCCTGTTTCCGCACCTGAGCGCGCGCGGTAACCTGGAGTACGGCATGAAGCGATCTGCGGAACGCCTCGACCGCGCCGCCCTCGACCACGTCATCGAACTGCTCGGCATCGGCCACCTGTTGGAGCGCAAGCCGGGCCAGCTCTCCGGCGGTGAACGCCAGCGCGTCGCCATCGCCCGCGCCCTGGCCATCAAGCCCCGCCTGCTGCTGATGGATGAACCGCTGTCGGCCCTGGACTTGAAGCGCAAGCAGGAGATCCTGCCCTATCTGGAACGCCTGCACGATGAACTGGAAATCCCGGTACTCTATGTCACCCACTCGCCGGACGAAGTGGCGCGGCTGGCCGATCACCTGGTCCTGCTGGAAGGCGGCAAGGCGCTGGCCGCCGGCACCATCAATGAGGTGATGACGCGGCTCGATCTGCCGCTGGCGCGCGACGAGGTCGCCGAATCGATCATCGAAACCGTGGTCGCCGGCCACGATGACAAGTACAACCTCACCTATCTCGACTGCCGCGGCGGCCGCTTCGCCGTCGGCCGCCTGCAACGCACCACCGGCAAACCCGCCCGCGTGCGCATCCACGCCCGCGACGTCAGCATTGCCCTGAAGGAACACCGCGACAGCAGCATCGCCAACATCCTCCAGGCCCGTGTGCAGGAGATCGTCCCGCTCAACGACTGGCAGATGATCGTCCGCCTCGGCCTCGGCCCCGAGGCCGCCATCCCGCTGCTCGCGCGCATCACCCGCCGCTCCGCCGACCTGCTCGAACTCACACCCGGCAAGCAGGTATATGCCCAGGTGAAGAGCGTGGTGCTGGCGGAGTGA
- the mutS gene encoding DNA mismatch repair protein MutS codes for MNRPAQPQALTAHTPMMQQYLRIKAENPHLLLFYRMGDFYELFYDDAKRAAQLLDITLTTRGSSAGAPIPMAGVPYHAVEGYLARLIRLGESVAICEQIGDPATSKGPVERKVVRIVTPGTVTDEALLEERRDNLLCGIHRSGDTWGLATLDLTSGRYTVMEVQGDEALAGELERIDPAELLLADDLPAHPLWQGRRGVQRLPPWRFEPDTARRLLATQFGTRDLAGFGCDHLTTALGAAGAVLQYVQETQRAALPHLRGLALERRDEAVLLDAASRRNLELEHALGGNPEHTLAGVLDHTATPMGSRLLRRWLHRPLRDHGVLGARQQAVASLIEQRQWEPLRDLLRGSGDVERILARVALRSARPRDLVQLRTALGRLPALRQRLAALDATRLTELAARCAARPELHDLLQRAIIEAPPLLIRDGGVIAAGFDAELDELRAIRANAGQYLVDLEQRERARSGIATLKVGYNKVHGYYIEVTRAQSEKVPDDYIRRQTLKGAERYITPELKQFEDKALSAAERALAREKALYDALLDSLCAELGALQDMASALAEIDALANLAERAETLNWVQPQLSATPGITIEGGRHPVVEQYSSAPFVPNDIVLGDNRRMLIVTGPNMGGKSTYMRQTALIVLLAHIGSHVPATRAVIGPVDRIFTRIGASDDIASGRSTFMVEMTETANILHNASDQSLVLMDEIGRGTSTFDGMSLAWAVARDLAERVRAYTLFATHYFELTALPELVEGVVNVHLDAVEHGDTIVFLHAVKDGPASQSYGLQVAQLAGVPRAVIEAARRKLIELETDNAAHRDYDNPAHQLALALPPPPDVPVVVELRKLDPDSLTPRGALELIYYLKGLLAAE; via the coding sequence ATGAACCGTCCCGCCCAGCCCCAAGCCCTGACCGCCCACACCCCTATGATGCAGCAGTACCTGCGCATCAAGGCGGAGAACCCGCACCTGCTGCTGTTCTACCGCATGGGCGACTTCTATGAGCTGTTCTACGACGACGCCAAGCGGGCGGCGCAACTGCTGGACATCACCCTCACCACCCGCGGCAGCTCCGCCGGGGCCCCCATCCCCATGGCCGGCGTGCCCTACCACGCCGTCGAAGGCTACCTCGCCCGCCTCATCCGCCTGGGGGAGTCGGTGGCCATTTGCGAGCAGATCGGCGACCCGGCCACCAGCAAGGGACCGGTGGAGCGCAAGGTGGTGCGCATCGTCACCCCCGGCACCGTCACCGACGAGGCCCTGCTGGAGGAGCGGCGCGACAACCTGCTGTGCGGCATCCATCGCAGCGGCGACACCTGGGGGCTGGCGACCCTGGACCTCACCTCCGGCCGCTACACCGTGATGGAGGTCCAGGGCGACGAGGCCCTGGCCGGCGAACTGGAGCGGATCGATCCGGCGGAACTGCTGCTGGCCGACGATCTGCCCGCGCATCCCCTGTGGCAGGGGCGGCGCGGCGTGCAGCGCCTGCCGCCCTGGCGCTTCGAACCCGACACCGCCCGCCGCCTGCTCGCCACCCAGTTCGGCACCCGCGACCTGGCCGGCTTCGGCTGCGACCACCTGACCACCGCCCTCGGCGCCGCCGGCGCCGTGCTGCAATACGTGCAGGAGACCCAGCGCGCCGCCCTGCCCCATCTGCGCGGCCTGGCGCTGGAACGGCGCGACGAGGCGGTGCTGCTGGATGCCGCCAGCCGCCGCAACCTGGAACTGGAACACGCCCTCGGCGGCAACCCGGAACACACCCTGGCCGGCGTGCTGGACCACACCGCCACGCCGATGGGCAGCCGCCTGCTGCGCCGCTGGCTGCACCGGCCGCTGCGCGACCACGGCGTGCTCGGCGCACGCCAGCAGGCCGTGGCATCGCTCATCGAACAACGGCAGTGGGAACCGCTGCGCGATCTGCTGCGCGGCAGCGGCGATGTCGAGCGCATCCTCGCCCGCGTCGCCCTGCGCTCGGCGCGCCCGCGCGACCTGGTGCAGCTGCGCACCGCCCTCGGCCGCCTGCCCGCCCTGCGGCAACGGCTCGCCGCGCTGGACGCAACGCGCCTCACCGAACTGGCCGCGCGCTGCGCCGCCCGACCCGAGCTGCATGACCTGCTGCAACGCGCCATCATCGAGGCGCCGCCGCTGCTCATCCGCGACGGCGGCGTCATCGCCGCCGGCTTCGACGCGGAACTGGACGAGCTGCGCGCCATCCGCGCGAACGCCGGCCAGTATCTGGTCGATCTGGAACAGCGCGAACGCGCCCGCAGCGGCATCGCCACCCTCAAGGTCGGCTACAACAAGGTGCACGGCTATTACATCGAGGTGACGCGTGCCCAAAGCGAGAAGGTGCCCGACGACTACATCCGCCGCCAGACCCTCAAGGGCGCCGAGCGCTACATCACGCCGGAACTGAAACAATTCGAAGACAAGGCGTTGTCCGCCGCGGAACGCGCCCTGGCGCGGGAAAAGGCGCTGTACGACGCCCTGCTCGACAGCCTGTGCGCGGAACTGGGCGCGTTGCAGGACATGGCCAGCGCGCTGGCGGAGATCGACGCGCTGGCCAACCTCGCCGAGCGCGCCGAGACGCTGAATTGGGTACAGCCGCAACTGAGCGCCACACCGGGCATCACCATCGAAGGCGGCCGGCACCCGGTGGTGGAGCAGTACAGCAGCGCGCCCTTCGTGCCCAACGACATCGTGCTCGGTGACAACCGCCGCATGCTCATCGTCACCGGCCCCAACATGGGCGGCAAATCCACCTACATGCGCCAGACGGCGCTCATCGTGCTGCTGGCCCACATCGGCAGCCACGTCCCGGCCACACGTGCCGTCATCGGCCCGGTGGATCGCATCTTCACCCGCATCGGCGCCTCCGACGACATCGCCTCCGGCCGTTCGACCTTCATGGTGGAGATGACCGAGACCGCCAACATCCTGCACAACGCCAGCGACCAGAGCCTGGTGCTGATGGACGAGATCGGACGCGGCACCAGCACCTTCGACGGCATGTCGCTGGCCTGGGCGGTGGCGCGCGATCTGGCCGAGCGCGTCCGCGCCTATACCCTGTTTGCCACCCACTACTTCGAACTCACGGCCCTGCCCGAACTGGTGGAGGGCGTGGTCAACGTGCATCTCGACGCGGTGGAGCACGGCGACACCATCGTGTTCCTGCACGCGGTGAAGGACGGCCCGGCCAGCCAGAGCTACGGCCTGCAGGTGGCGCAACTGGCCGGTGTGCCGCGCGCGGTGATCGAGGCGGCGCGGCGCAAGCTGATCGAACTGGAAACCGACAACGCCGCCCACCGCGACTACGACAACCCGGCGCACCAGCTGGCCCTGGCCCTGCCGCCGCCGCCCGATGTGCCGGTGGTGGTGGAACTGCGCAAGCTCGACCCCGACAGCCTCACACCGCGCGGCGCACTGGAGCTGATCTATTACCTGAAAGGCCTGCTGGCGGCGGAATAA
- a CDS encoding PilZ domain-containing protein: MNRDYEEKRNFIRMCMDCPMTFTRYDGSVHSALARDLSGSGVGFVTDQALTLGEVLAVQVVPQQAVVAPLRAEVEVVRVQPAAEGGYDIGVTIRRFL, translated from the coding sequence GTGAACAGAGATTACGAGGAAAAGCGCAATTTCATCCGCATGTGCATGGACTGCCCCATGACCTTCACCCGCTACGACGGCAGCGTGCACAGTGCGTTGGCCCGTGATCTGAGCGGCAGCGGGGTGGGGTTCGTCACCGATCAGGCCTTGACCCTGGGAGAGGTGCTGGCGGTACAGGTGGTGCCGCAGCAGGCTGTGGTGGCGCCCTTGCGGGCGGAGGTGGAGGTGGTGCGGGTACAGCCGGCGGCCGAGGGCGGCTATGACATCGGCGTGACCATCCGGCGTTTTCTTTAG